From a single Azospirillum fermentarium genomic region:
- a CDS encoding tellurite resistance TerB family protein, translating into MGLFGMFKGNAPLEITPRRALGISLLYCMASDGEIDPEEVGHLLSVLGRNATREELDRCVKYIRSVPPDTFLAEAAPKLDEAQRLCILLNMIDSAMADGEAEQGERDLIVKFQAAFGFTDATLEPHFRTLLAKNERSVLGA; encoded by the coding sequence ATGGGTCTGTTCGGCATGTTCAAGGGGAACGCCCCGCTGGAAATCACCCCCCGCCGGGCGCTGGGCATCTCGCTGCTCTACTGCATGGCATCGGACGGGGAGATCGACCCCGAAGAGGTCGGGCACCTGCTGTCCGTCCTGGGCCGCAACGCCACGCGGGAGGAGTTGGACCGCTGTGTGAAGTACATCCGCAGCGTGCCCCCCGACACCTTCCTGGCCGAGGCGGCGCCCAAGCTGGACGAGGCGCAGCGCCTGTGCATCCTGCTGAACATGATCGACAGCGCCATGGCCGACGGCGAGGCCGAACAGGGCGAGCGTGACCTGATCGTGAAGTTCCAGGCCGCGTTCGGCTTCACCGACGCCACCCTGGAGCCGCACTTCCGCACGCTGCTGGCGAAGAACGAGCGCTCGGTCCTGGGCGCGTAA